The following DNA comes from Centropristis striata isolate RG_2023a ecotype Rhode Island chromosome 3, C.striata_1.0, whole genome shotgun sequence.
TGTGAACATAACATAAGTTACCCTATATACCAACAATACATGAAGTACAGTgaggtataataataattgcagATGCAATCAGATTTGTTTCATGCAAAATGCATGACAATATGTTCTCTTTCTTAAATTGAAAGATATTGTTGCTGTCATTTCTTCAGGAAATGTCATCTtgcacaaagaaaaagaaaaacacatgaaatgaaACCTTCTGTACAAACAGAAGAACAAATCAATGACATttcaaagaattaaaaaaatatatttttcaatagtCTTTGACCAATATGGTGGTCTCACTTTGTCTGGCAGCAACTCCAGTCTGTAGGTGTCTACCACGGcctccagggggcgctgttgactGGACTCTTGTCTGTGGTGATGCTGGTCTGGACTGTGGAGCTCAGAGGAGAGAAGTCAGCCTCTCTCAGGTTGTTATCAGAGGAAGACTGCAGCTTGTTGAAGTGGTTCAGCAGTCTTCTCTGCTGCTGATTCATCTGCTGCAGTCGTCTCAGGACACAAACTGTCATCTCCAGGATGTCTGCTTTCTCCAGCTTGGAGTCTGGCTGCTGTTTGAGGGACTCTGGACCCAGGAGAGACTTGAGCTGCTCAATGCTGCTGTTGATTCGCTCTCTGCGTAACTTCTCCACCAGAGGTTTTCTGAGCTGCAGAAAGAAGAATAAAGTCATTAATAAATTTATTTTGGAGCAAAGAGTTAGCATGACAAATGACAACATATCACTAACAGTATTTAAACTTCTTGAATGTTGAATTTACCTTGTGGGTCAGAGTGAGATGCTCCTGAGAGTTGGTCATTGCTGCAGTGGTTGTAGGAGCCATGTCTGGATCTGTGTGCTGTAGAGGTCTCTGTAGAGAGAATCTGATCTCTGCTGGCTCCATCCCTCCTATTTATAGTCCCACATCTCCATATCAATGTGTGGGTCTTGGTCGAGTCGTAGTTTCTCACagtctcagccaatcagagagctttGCGTCACAATAGTGGATGCAGCACACTTTCTGCTGTTAATGCCTGGGGGACAATGGTTAGATCTCAGGGGAACAGGTGGAGGGCTGGGGGGGTGATGGAGACAGACTCACAGAGCTCTGTGTGAATCTGGGAAAGTGGTGACCCTGTAGAGAGAGCAGATCTGCTGCCTGATGCTGGGATCAATGACTTTGACTGAGCACACGCtcatcatcacatcacacaCGTGGAGGACTGACTGTAAAATTGCATCCAGAGTACAAAGTACTGCATAAATAACATGTTACTAAAATAATCAGCGGAAATAGATATTTTTGTGTCCaaatgcttttaatgagctgtaaCCAataactttgattttttttcttaaatgaaaAACCACAATCATGTCTTTCTCGAAACTAAATTTTCAggtaagacatttttaaaaatgttatatatatattatatatttcaacATGTCCTGACTTGTGTCTTGTAGTCAGTGTGGGTAGAAAGTTGGTCTCAGTTTCCCACACTGACTCCTTGAATGCTGTGGTCAATGAACAACAAAAGGACTTTGAATGGAGCTTTTGTGACTGATGCTGGACGTGTGTTGTAGTAGAAACAGAGCCTGACATCACCAACCATCTGGAGGGAAACAACACCATTGGCTGGCTCTGAtggtttttaatgtttgaaatCATGAAGACCTTTTTATCCTAAAGggtcataaaaatattttacaaatgtATATTGTcaactttcattcattttgacTATCCAGTCACAATTGTGCTGTTGTATCACAATCAGAGGGAAACAACACCATTGGCTGGCTATGATGGTTTGT
Coding sequences within:
- the LOC131969053 gene encoding transcription factor HES-1-like, with amino-acid sequence MEPAEIRFSLQRPLQHTDPDMAPTTTAAMTNSQEHLTLTHKLRKPLVEKLRRERINSSIEQLKSLLGPESLKQQPDSKLEKADILEMTVCVLRRLQQMNQQQRRLLNHFNKLQSSSDNNLREADFSPLSSTVQTSITTDKSPVNSAPWRPW